In Tursiops truncatus isolate mTurTru1 chromosome 9, mTurTru1.mat.Y, whole genome shotgun sequence, a single genomic region encodes these proteins:
- the CCDC136 gene encoding coiled-coil domain-containing protein 136 isoform X8: MDAGAGAGAGATGWSCPGPGPTVTTSGSYEVSEGCERKKGQRWGSLERRGMQAMEGEVLLPALYEEEEEEEEEEEEVEEEDDQVQKGGSVGSLSVGKHRGLSLTETELEELRAQVLQLVAELEETRELAGQHEDDSLELQGLLEDERLASAQQAEVFTKQIQQLQGELRSLREEISLLEHEKESELQEIEQELHLAQAEIQNLRQAAEDSATEHENDIASLQEDLCRMQNELEDMERIRGEYEMEITSLRAEIEMKNSDVSNSLSLSDFSEMQEELQQLRDRYHFLNEEYQVLRENNSSLTGQLADLESERTLRATERCLESQALGSMKSAESQTSKEDFLEPDPEMHLLRQQLLGAEEQMHDMQNKCKKLSCELQELQHHRRTSEEEQRRLQRELKCAQDEVLRFQTSHSVTQGEELRTRLCALQQKYDASQDEQNELLKNAEMHAQLQEMKRLYQTSKDALERQKHMYDQLEQDFLLCRQELQQLKTTQSIPEDKGKCADKCDALLFRLTELQERYKASQKDMAQLQMGQCELLERQRRMQEAQGQLHEELHRLTFPLPRSGLFHKSQELLTKLQDLGELQMVYQGMQEKQKKLIQNQESVLKEQLELHGALQRFKESDFREVLENPKDSKWPKSSKCGHNKSKVIIAQMQSLQELYEASEAEQELRQQEQERLLEERKRLQADLQLCLEEMHMLQVQSPSVKMSLESYKKSYGTTDTSNENCRRDCNIDDNESCHESYNSSQASEESVLQSYDRSTSTGESCGRSYRSSSSSIAYKRSYGTSRSSDTCHKSYVSSSMDGELADPEDMERFEDTVAKVLIKLQGVQAMYQLSQEEHDLLRQQMRNLLDKQKGPKEELDACEKEFKERVERLEKTVASQNEEHEIKELQAKLRELQLQYQASVDERGRLLAMQEQLEGQLQCCQEELHQLKEKRSSVTKETKGTNGNKNVNKNANGVKSKKVAKPSLESSEVSCETRKSLEVVLYYKASHVALDDQTKEEIEEETKEAIEDKTEAIEDETKESWDELVSEPSGPREVKFKEDQEERYEEFHSQEGKEEGNDQGEEEDEASEGSNPLKPSESKKNMFGMWKPMVFLALAAVALYVLPNMRPQETESYLVE, encoded by the exons ATGGACGCGGGCGCCGGGGCCGGCGCGGGCGCCACGGGTTGGAGCTGCCCGGGCCCAG GACCCACAGTGACCACTTCAGGCTCCTACGAGGTATCAGAGGGTTGTGAGAGGAAGAAAGGCCAACGCTGGGGGTCCCTGGAACGGCGGGGGATGCAAGCTATGGAGG GGGAAGTGTTACTCCCAGCTCTCtacgaggaggaagaggaggaggaagaagaggaagaagaggtggAAGAAGAGGATGATCAAGTGCAGAAAGGTGGCAGCGTGGGCTCCCTGTCGGTTGGCAAGCACCGGGGCCTGAGCCTCACggagacagagctggaggagcTGAGGGCTCAGGTGCTGCAgctggtggcagagctggaggagACCCGGGAACTGGCAGGGCAGCATGAGGACGACTCGCTGGAGCTGCAGG GGCTCCTGGAGGATGAGCGGCTGGCCAGCGCCCAGCAGGCAGAGGTGTTCACCAAGCAGATTCAGCAGCTCCAAG GTGAGCTGCGGTCTCTACGGGAGGAGATTTCCCTGTTAGAGCATGAAAAAGAAAGTGAACTTCAGGAAATAGAACAGGAGTTGCATTTGGCCCAGGCTGAGATCCAGAATCTGCGGCAAGCAGCGGAGGACTCTGCGACTGAACATGAGAATGACATAGCCTCCCTGCAGGAGGATCTCTGCCGGATGCAGAATGAACTCGAGGACATGGAGCGCATCCGAGGAGAGTATGAGATGGAGATCACCTCCCTCCgtgcagaaatagaaatgaagaactcTGACGTATCCAATAGTTTAAGTCTCTCAGATTTCTCTGAGATGCAAG AAGAGTTGCAGCAACTGCGGGACCGCTACCACTTCCTGAACGAGGAGTACCAGGTCCTCCGAGAGAACAACAGTAGCCTCACAGGACAGCTTGCGGATCTGGAGAGTGAGAG GACACTAAGAGCAACAGAAAGATGCCTGGAGTCCCAAGCACTAGGGAGTATGAAGTCAGCAGAGTCTCAGACTTCAAAAGAGGATTTCCTGGAGCCTGATCCTGAAATGCATTTGTTGCGACAGCagctgctgggagctgaggagCAGATGCATGACATGCAGAACAAG TGTAAGAAATTGAGTTGTGAGTTGCAAGAGCTACAGCACCATCGCCGGACCAGTGAGGAGGAGCAGAGGCGGCTGCAGAGGGAGCTCAAGTGTGCACAGGATGAGGTCCTTCGGTTTCAGACTTCCCACAGTGTCACCCAG GGCGAGGAGCTGAGGACCAGACTCTGTGCCCTGCAGCAAAAGTATGATGCTAGCCAGGATGAGCAGAATGAGCTCTTGAAG aaTGCAGAGATGCACGCCCAGCTGCAGGAGATGAAGCGGCTGTACCAGACCAGCAAGGATGCGCTGGAGCGGCAAAAGCACATGTATGATCAGCTCGAGCAGGACTTCTTGCTCTGCCGGCAGGAGCTGCAGCAGCTCAAGACCACCCAGTCCATCCCAGAGGACAAGGGAAAGTGTGCTGATAAG TGTGACGCACTGCTCTTCAGACTGACAGAATTGCAGGAGAGGTACAAGGCCAGCCAGAAGGATATGGCGCAGCTGCAGATGGGGCAGTGCGAGCTCctggagaggcagaggaggatgCAGGAGGCGCAGGGCCAGCTGCACGAAGAGCTGCACAGGCTCACGTTCCCGCTCCCCAGATCTGGTCTCTTCCACAAG AGTCAGGAGCTCCTTACAAAGTTACAAGACCTGGGTGAACTACAGATGGTCTACCAAGGCATGCAGGAGAAGCAGAAAAAACTGATACAGAATCAAGAAAGTGTATTAAAAGAACAATTAGAACTGCACGGAGCGCTGCAACGTTTCAAGGAGTCTGATTTCCGGGAAGTGTTGGAGAATCCGAAGGACTCCAAATGGCCTAAGTCCTCAAAATGTGGTCATAACAAG TCAAAGGTGATCATCGCCCAGATGCAGTCTCTGCAGGAGCTGTACGAGGCCAGTGAGGCTGAGCAGGAGCTGCGGCAGCAGGAGCAGGAGCGGCTTCTAGAGGAGCGGAAGAGGCTGCAGGCCGACCTGCAGCTCtgcctggaagaaatgcacatgCTCCAAGTCCAGTCCCCTTCTGTGAAAATGAGCCTTGAGTCCTACAAGAAGAGTTATGGGACCACGGACACCAGCAACGAGAACTGTCGCAGAGATTGTAACATTGATGACAACGAGAGCTGTCACGAGAGTTACAACAGCAGCCAGGCCAGCGAAGAGAGCGTCCTCCAGAGCTATGACAGGAGCACCAGTACTGGGGAGTCCTGTGGGAGGAGTTaccgcagcagcagcagcagcattgcCTATAAGAGGAGTTACGGCACCAGCAGGAGCTCTGACACCTGTCACAAGAGTTACGTCAGCAGCAGCATGGACGGCGAACTTGCCGATCCTGAAGATATGGAG CGCTTTGAGGACACGGTTGCCAAGGTGTTGATCAAGCTGCAGGGAGTGCAGGCCATGTACCAGCTCAGCCAGGAGGAGCACGACCTGCTGCGGCAGCAGATGAGAAACCTGCTAGACAAGCAGAAAGGGCCGAAGGAAGAGCTGGATGCCTGCGAGAAGGAATTCAAGGAGCGCGTGGAACGCTTGGAGAAGACTGTTGCCTCCCAAAATGAGGAGCACGAG ATCAAAGAACTGCAGGCCAAGCTGCGGGAGCTGCAGCTACAGTACCAGGCTAGCGTGGATGAGCGGGGGCGGCTCCTGGCCATGCAGGAGCAGTTGGAGGGGCAGCTGCAGTGCTGCCAGGAAGAGCTTCACCAGCTCAAAGAGAAGAGGTCCTCTGTTACCAAAGAAACCAAGGGAACGAATGGCAATAAGAACGTGAATAAGAATGCCAATGGGGTTAAAAGTAAAAAGGTGGCCAAGCCAAGCCTGGAGAGTTCTGAGGTCAGCTGTGAGACCAGAAAG AGTCTGGAGGTGGTGCTGTACTACAAGGCCAGCCACGTGGCCTTGGACGATCAAACgaaagaggaaatagaagagGAAACGAAGGAGGCAATTGAGGACAAAACGGAGGCAATTGAGGACGAAACAAAGGAGTCCTGGGATGAACTAGTTTCTGAGCCATCAGGTCCTAGAGAGGTTAAATTCAAAGAAGACCAGGAGGAGAGATATGAAGAGTTCCACAGCCAGGAGGGTAAGGAAGAAGGCAACGaccaaggggaggaggaggatgaagCTTCAGAGGGAAGCAACCCCCTCAAGCCTTCTGAGAGCAAAAAG AACATGTTTGGGATGTGGAAGCCTATGGTGTTCTTGGCCCTTGCAGCTGTGGCTCTGTATGTGTTACCCAACATGCGACCGCAGGAGACAGAGTCCTACCTCGTGGAGTGA
- the CCDC136 gene encoding coiled-coil domain-containing protein 136 isoform X2 codes for MDAGAGAGAGATGWSCPGPGPTVTTSGSYEVSEGCERKKGQRWGSLERRGMQAMEGEVLLPALYEEEEEEEEEEEEVEEEDDQVQKGGSVGSLSVGKHRGLSLTETELEELRAQVLQLVAELEETRELAGQHEDDSLELQGLLEDERLASAQQAEVFTKQIQQLQGELRSLREEISLLEHEKESELQEIEQELHLAQAEIQNLRQAAEDSATEHENDIASLQEDLCRMQNELEDMERIRGEYEMEITSLRAEIEMKNSDVSNSLSLSDFSEMQEELQQLRDRYHFLNEEYQVLRENNSSLTGQLADLESERTLRATERCLESQALGSMKSAESQTSKEDFLEPDPEMHLLRQQLLGAEEQMHDMQNKCKKLSCELQELQHHRRTSEEEQRRLQRELKCAQDEVLRFQTSHSVTQGEELRTRLCALQQKYDASQDEQNELLKVQLQLEAELQQLKDMKPTVVESQSEKELQCQLQKLQLQYQSIMCEKDELLAVQQQLQDSLRCHEAEVQHLKGIVASFQESREKNAEMHAQLQEMKRLYQTSKDALERQKHMYDQLEQDFLLCRQELQQLKTTQSIPEDKGKCADKCDALLFRLTELQERYKASQKDMAQLQMGQCELLERQRRMQEAQGQLHEELHRLTFPLPRSGLFHKSQELLTKLQDLGELQMVYQGMQEKQKKLIQNQESVLKEQLELHGALQRFKESDFREVLENPKDSKWPKSSKCGHNKSKVIIAQMQSLQELYEASEAEQELRQQEQERLLEERKRLQADLQLCLEEMHMLQVQSPSVKMSLESYKKSYGTTDTSNENCRRDCNIDDNESCHESYNSSQASEESVLQSYDRSTSTGESCGRSYRSSSSSIAYKRSYGTSRSSDTCHKSYVSSSMDGELADPEDMERFEDTVAKVLIKLQGVQAMYQLSQEEHDLLRQQMRNLLDKQKGPKEELDACEKEFKERVERLEKTVASQNEEHEIKELQAKLRELQLQYQASVDERGRLLAMQEQLEGQLQCCQEELHQLKEKRSSVTKETKGTNGNKNVNKNANGVKSKKVAKPSLESSEVSCETRKSLEVVLYYKASHVALDDQTKEEIEEETKEAIEDKTEAIEDETKESWDELVSEPSGPREVKFKEDQEERYEEFHSQEGKEEGNDQGEEEDEASEGSNPLKPSESKKAALLAYVLPPANSFSPWKMVAVKNSPFSIVSLF; via the exons ATGGACGCGGGCGCCGGGGCCGGCGCGGGCGCCACGGGTTGGAGCTGCCCGGGCCCAG GACCCACAGTGACCACTTCAGGCTCCTACGAGGTATCAGAGGGTTGTGAGAGGAAGAAAGGCCAACGCTGGGGGTCCCTGGAACGGCGGGGGATGCAAGCTATGGAGG GGGAAGTGTTACTCCCAGCTCTCtacgaggaggaagaggaggaggaagaagaggaagaagaggtggAAGAAGAGGATGATCAAGTGCAGAAAGGTGGCAGCGTGGGCTCCCTGTCGGTTGGCAAGCACCGGGGCCTGAGCCTCACggagacagagctggaggagcTGAGGGCTCAGGTGCTGCAgctggtggcagagctggaggagACCCGGGAACTGGCAGGGCAGCATGAGGACGACTCGCTGGAGCTGCAGG GGCTCCTGGAGGATGAGCGGCTGGCCAGCGCCCAGCAGGCAGAGGTGTTCACCAAGCAGATTCAGCAGCTCCAAG GTGAGCTGCGGTCTCTACGGGAGGAGATTTCCCTGTTAGAGCATGAAAAAGAAAGTGAACTTCAGGAAATAGAACAGGAGTTGCATTTGGCCCAGGCTGAGATCCAGAATCTGCGGCAAGCAGCGGAGGACTCTGCGACTGAACATGAGAATGACATAGCCTCCCTGCAGGAGGATCTCTGCCGGATGCAGAATGAACTCGAGGACATGGAGCGCATCCGAGGAGAGTATGAGATGGAGATCACCTCCCTCCgtgcagaaatagaaatgaagaactcTGACGTATCCAATAGTTTAAGTCTCTCAGATTTCTCTGAGATGCAAG AAGAGTTGCAGCAACTGCGGGACCGCTACCACTTCCTGAACGAGGAGTACCAGGTCCTCCGAGAGAACAACAGTAGCCTCACAGGACAGCTTGCGGATCTGGAGAGTGAGAG GACACTAAGAGCAACAGAAAGATGCCTGGAGTCCCAAGCACTAGGGAGTATGAAGTCAGCAGAGTCTCAGACTTCAAAAGAGGATTTCCTGGAGCCTGATCCTGAAATGCATTTGTTGCGACAGCagctgctgggagctgaggagCAGATGCATGACATGCAGAACAAG TGTAAGAAATTGAGTTGTGAGTTGCAAGAGCTACAGCACCATCGCCGGACCAGTGAGGAGGAGCAGAGGCGGCTGCAGAGGGAGCTCAAGTGTGCACAGGATGAGGTCCTTCGGTTTCAGACTTCCCACAGTGTCACCCAG GGCGAGGAGCTGAGGACCAGACTCTGTGCCCTGCAGCAAAAGTATGATGCTAGCCAGGATGAGCAGAATGAGCTCTTGAAGGTACAGCTACAACTTGAGGCTGAGCTCCAGCAGCTCAAAGATATGAAACCCACAGTCGTAGAAAGCCAGAGTGAGAAG GAGTTACAGTGCCAGCTACAGAAGCTGCAGCTGCAGTACCAGAGCATCATGTGTGAGAAGGACGAGCTGCTGGCCGTGCAGCAGCAGCTGCAAGACAGCCTGCGCTGCCACGAGGCAGAGGTGCAGCACCTCAAGGGCATCGTGGCCTCCTTCcaagagagcagagagaag aaTGCAGAGATGCACGCCCAGCTGCAGGAGATGAAGCGGCTGTACCAGACCAGCAAGGATGCGCTGGAGCGGCAAAAGCACATGTATGATCAGCTCGAGCAGGACTTCTTGCTCTGCCGGCAGGAGCTGCAGCAGCTCAAGACCACCCAGTCCATCCCAGAGGACAAGGGAAAGTGTGCTGATAAG TGTGACGCACTGCTCTTCAGACTGACAGAATTGCAGGAGAGGTACAAGGCCAGCCAGAAGGATATGGCGCAGCTGCAGATGGGGCAGTGCGAGCTCctggagaggcagaggaggatgCAGGAGGCGCAGGGCCAGCTGCACGAAGAGCTGCACAGGCTCACGTTCCCGCTCCCCAGATCTGGTCTCTTCCACAAG AGTCAGGAGCTCCTTACAAAGTTACAAGACCTGGGTGAACTACAGATGGTCTACCAAGGCATGCAGGAGAAGCAGAAAAAACTGATACAGAATCAAGAAAGTGTATTAAAAGAACAATTAGAACTGCACGGAGCGCTGCAACGTTTCAAGGAGTCTGATTTCCGGGAAGTGTTGGAGAATCCGAAGGACTCCAAATGGCCTAAGTCCTCAAAATGTGGTCATAACAAG TCAAAGGTGATCATCGCCCAGATGCAGTCTCTGCAGGAGCTGTACGAGGCCAGTGAGGCTGAGCAGGAGCTGCGGCAGCAGGAGCAGGAGCGGCTTCTAGAGGAGCGGAAGAGGCTGCAGGCCGACCTGCAGCTCtgcctggaagaaatgcacatgCTCCAAGTCCAGTCCCCTTCTGTGAAAATGAGCCTTGAGTCCTACAAGAAGAGTTATGGGACCACGGACACCAGCAACGAGAACTGTCGCAGAGATTGTAACATTGATGACAACGAGAGCTGTCACGAGAGTTACAACAGCAGCCAGGCCAGCGAAGAGAGCGTCCTCCAGAGCTATGACAGGAGCACCAGTACTGGGGAGTCCTGTGGGAGGAGTTaccgcagcagcagcagcagcattgcCTATAAGAGGAGTTACGGCACCAGCAGGAGCTCTGACACCTGTCACAAGAGTTACGTCAGCAGCAGCATGGACGGCGAACTTGCCGATCCTGAAGATATGGAG CGCTTTGAGGACACGGTTGCCAAGGTGTTGATCAAGCTGCAGGGAGTGCAGGCCATGTACCAGCTCAGCCAGGAGGAGCACGACCTGCTGCGGCAGCAGATGAGAAACCTGCTAGACAAGCAGAAAGGGCCGAAGGAAGAGCTGGATGCCTGCGAGAAGGAATTCAAGGAGCGCGTGGAACGCTTGGAGAAGACTGTTGCCTCCCAAAATGAGGAGCACGAG ATCAAAGAACTGCAGGCCAAGCTGCGGGAGCTGCAGCTACAGTACCAGGCTAGCGTGGATGAGCGGGGGCGGCTCCTGGCCATGCAGGAGCAGTTGGAGGGGCAGCTGCAGTGCTGCCAGGAAGAGCTTCACCAGCTCAAAGAGAAGAGGTCCTCTGTTACCAAAGAAACCAAGGGAACGAATGGCAATAAGAACGTGAATAAGAATGCCAATGGGGTTAAAAGTAAAAAGGTGGCCAAGCCAAGCCTGGAGAGTTCTGAGGTCAGCTGTGAGACCAGAAAG AGTCTGGAGGTGGTGCTGTACTACAAGGCCAGCCACGTGGCCTTGGACGATCAAACgaaagaggaaatagaagagGAAACGAAGGAGGCAATTGAGGACAAAACGGAGGCAATTGAGGACGAAACAAAGGAGTCCTGGGATGAACTAGTTTCTGAGCCATCAGGTCCTAGAGAGGTTAAATTCAAAGAAGACCAGGAGGAGAGATATGAAGAGTTCCACAGCCAGGAGGGTAAGGAAGAAGGCAACGaccaaggggaggaggaggatgaagCTTCAGAGGGAAGCAACCCCCTCAAGCCTTCTGAGAGCAAAAAG GCAGCTCTGCTGGCATATGTATTACCGCCTGCAAATTCATTTTCTCCCTGGAAGATGGTTGCAGTCAAGAACTCGCCCTTCTCCATCGTTAGCTTGTTTTAG
- the CCDC136 gene encoding coiled-coil domain-containing protein 136 isoform X11, producing the protein MDAGAGAGAGATGWSCPGPGPTVTTSGSYEVSEGCERKKGQRWGSLERRGMQAMEGEVLLPALYEEEEEEEEEEEEVEEEDDQVQKGGSVGSLSVGKHRGLSLTETELEELRAQVLQLVAELEETRELAGQHEDDSLELQGLLEDERLASAQQAEVFTKQIQQLQGELRSLREEISLLEHEKESELQEIEQELHLAQAEIQNLRQAAEDSATEHENDIASLQEDLCRMQNELEDMERIRGEYEMEITSLRAEIEMKNSDVSNSLSLSDFSEMQEELQQLRDRYHFLNEEYQVLRENNSSLTGQLADLESERTLRATERCLESQALGSMKSAESQTSKEDFLEPDPEMHLLRQQLLGAEEQMHDMQNKCKKLSCELQELQHHRRTSEEEQRRLQRELKCAQDEVLRFQTSHSVTQCDALLFRLTELQERYKASQKDMAQLQMGQCELLERQRRMQEAQGQLHEELHRLTFPLPRSGLFHKSQELLTKLQDLGELQMVYQGMQEKQKKLIQNQESVLKEQLELHGALQRFKESDFREVLENPKDSKWPKSSKCGHNKSKVIIAQMQSLQELYEASEAEQELRQQEQERLLEERKRLQADLQLCLEEMHMLQVQSPSVKMSLESYKKSYGTTDTSNENCRRDCNIDDNESCHESYNSSQASEESVLQSYDRSTSTGESCGRSYRSSSSSIAYKRSYGTSRSSDTCHKSYVSSSMDGELADPEDMERFEDTVAKVLIKLQGVQAMYQLSQEEHDLLRQQMRNLLDKQKGPKEELDACEKEFKERVERLEKTVASQNEEHEIKELQAKLRELQLQYQASVDERGRLLAMQEQLEGQLQCCQEELHQLKEKRSSVTKETKGTNGNKNVNKNANGVKSKKVAKPSLESSEVSCETRKSLEVVLYYKASHVALDDQTKEEIEEETKEAIEDKTEAIEDETKESWDELVSEPSGPREVKFKEDQEERYEEFHSQEGKEEGNDQGEEEDEASEGSNPLKPSESKKNMFGMWKPMVFLALAAVALYVLPNMRPQETESYLVE; encoded by the exons ATGGACGCGGGCGCCGGGGCCGGCGCGGGCGCCACGGGTTGGAGCTGCCCGGGCCCAG GACCCACAGTGACCACTTCAGGCTCCTACGAGGTATCAGAGGGTTGTGAGAGGAAGAAAGGCCAACGCTGGGGGTCCCTGGAACGGCGGGGGATGCAAGCTATGGAGG GGGAAGTGTTACTCCCAGCTCTCtacgaggaggaagaggaggaggaagaagaggaagaagaggtggAAGAAGAGGATGATCAAGTGCAGAAAGGTGGCAGCGTGGGCTCCCTGTCGGTTGGCAAGCACCGGGGCCTGAGCCTCACggagacagagctggaggagcTGAGGGCTCAGGTGCTGCAgctggtggcagagctggaggagACCCGGGAACTGGCAGGGCAGCATGAGGACGACTCGCTGGAGCTGCAGG GGCTCCTGGAGGATGAGCGGCTGGCCAGCGCCCAGCAGGCAGAGGTGTTCACCAAGCAGATTCAGCAGCTCCAAG GTGAGCTGCGGTCTCTACGGGAGGAGATTTCCCTGTTAGAGCATGAAAAAGAAAGTGAACTTCAGGAAATAGAACAGGAGTTGCATTTGGCCCAGGCTGAGATCCAGAATCTGCGGCAAGCAGCGGAGGACTCTGCGACTGAACATGAGAATGACATAGCCTCCCTGCAGGAGGATCTCTGCCGGATGCAGAATGAACTCGAGGACATGGAGCGCATCCGAGGAGAGTATGAGATGGAGATCACCTCCCTCCgtgcagaaatagaaatgaagaactcTGACGTATCCAATAGTTTAAGTCTCTCAGATTTCTCTGAGATGCAAG AAGAGTTGCAGCAACTGCGGGACCGCTACCACTTCCTGAACGAGGAGTACCAGGTCCTCCGAGAGAACAACAGTAGCCTCACAGGACAGCTTGCGGATCTGGAGAGTGAGAG GACACTAAGAGCAACAGAAAGATGCCTGGAGTCCCAAGCACTAGGGAGTATGAAGTCAGCAGAGTCTCAGACTTCAAAAGAGGATTTCCTGGAGCCTGATCCTGAAATGCATTTGTTGCGACAGCagctgctgggagctgaggagCAGATGCATGACATGCAGAACAAG TGTAAGAAATTGAGTTGTGAGTTGCAAGAGCTACAGCACCATCGCCGGACCAGTGAGGAGGAGCAGAGGCGGCTGCAGAGGGAGCTCAAGTGTGCACAGGATGAGGTCCTTCGGTTTCAGACTTCCCACAGTGTCACCCAG TGTGACGCACTGCTCTTCAGACTGACAGAATTGCAGGAGAGGTACAAGGCCAGCCAGAAGGATATGGCGCAGCTGCAGATGGGGCAGTGCGAGCTCctggagaggcagaggaggatgCAGGAGGCGCAGGGCCAGCTGCACGAAGAGCTGCACAGGCTCACGTTCCCGCTCCCCAGATCTGGTCTCTTCCACAAG AGTCAGGAGCTCCTTACAAAGTTACAAGACCTGGGTGAACTACAGATGGTCTACCAAGGCATGCAGGAGAAGCAGAAAAAACTGATACAGAATCAAGAAAGTGTATTAAAAGAACAATTAGAACTGCACGGAGCGCTGCAACGTTTCAAGGAGTCTGATTTCCGGGAAGTGTTGGAGAATCCGAAGGACTCCAAATGGCCTAAGTCCTCAAAATGTGGTCATAACAAG TCAAAGGTGATCATCGCCCAGATGCAGTCTCTGCAGGAGCTGTACGAGGCCAGTGAGGCTGAGCAGGAGCTGCGGCAGCAGGAGCAGGAGCGGCTTCTAGAGGAGCGGAAGAGGCTGCAGGCCGACCTGCAGCTCtgcctggaagaaatgcacatgCTCCAAGTCCAGTCCCCTTCTGTGAAAATGAGCCTTGAGTCCTACAAGAAGAGTTATGGGACCACGGACACCAGCAACGAGAACTGTCGCAGAGATTGTAACATTGATGACAACGAGAGCTGTCACGAGAGTTACAACAGCAGCCAGGCCAGCGAAGAGAGCGTCCTCCAGAGCTATGACAGGAGCACCAGTACTGGGGAGTCCTGTGGGAGGAGTTaccgcagcagcagcagcagcattgcCTATAAGAGGAGTTACGGCACCAGCAGGAGCTCTGACACCTGTCACAAGAGTTACGTCAGCAGCAGCATGGACGGCGAACTTGCCGATCCTGAAGATATGGAG CGCTTTGAGGACACGGTTGCCAAGGTGTTGATCAAGCTGCAGGGAGTGCAGGCCATGTACCAGCTCAGCCAGGAGGAGCACGACCTGCTGCGGCAGCAGATGAGAAACCTGCTAGACAAGCAGAAAGGGCCGAAGGAAGAGCTGGATGCCTGCGAGAAGGAATTCAAGGAGCGCGTGGAACGCTTGGAGAAGACTGTTGCCTCCCAAAATGAGGAGCACGAG ATCAAAGAACTGCAGGCCAAGCTGCGGGAGCTGCAGCTACAGTACCAGGCTAGCGTGGATGAGCGGGGGCGGCTCCTGGCCATGCAGGAGCAGTTGGAGGGGCAGCTGCAGTGCTGCCAGGAAGAGCTTCACCAGCTCAAAGAGAAGAGGTCCTCTGTTACCAAAGAAACCAAGGGAACGAATGGCAATAAGAACGTGAATAAGAATGCCAATGGGGTTAAAAGTAAAAAGGTGGCCAAGCCAAGCCTGGAGAGTTCTGAGGTCAGCTGTGAGACCAGAAAG AGTCTGGAGGTGGTGCTGTACTACAAGGCCAGCCACGTGGCCTTGGACGATCAAACgaaagaggaaatagaagagGAAACGAAGGAGGCAATTGAGGACAAAACGGAGGCAATTGAGGACGAAACAAAGGAGTCCTGGGATGAACTAGTTTCTGAGCCATCAGGTCCTAGAGAGGTTAAATTCAAAGAAGACCAGGAGGAGAGATATGAAGAGTTCCACAGCCAGGAGGGTAAGGAAGAAGGCAACGaccaaggggaggaggaggatgaagCTTCAGAGGGAAGCAACCCCCTCAAGCCTTCTGAGAGCAAAAAG AACATGTTTGGGATGTGGAAGCCTATGGTGTTCTTGGCCCTTGCAGCTGTGGCTCTGTATGTGTTACCCAACATGCGACCGCAGGAGACAGAGTCCTACCTCGTGGAGTGA